One part of the Candidatus Omnitrophota bacterium genome encodes these proteins:
- the carB gene encoding carbamoyl-phosphate synthase large subunit, with amino-acid sequence MAKRKDIRRILVIGSGPIIIGQACEFDYSGSQACKALKEEGYFTILVNSNPATIMTDPGMADKTYIEPLTVDSVAKIIAKEKPDALLPTLGGQTGLNLAFFLMKEGVLKKYGVESIGASVEAISCAEDRKLFKTAMQDIGIDVPKSGIAHTVEGGMVIGKEIGFPLILRPAYCLGGSGGTVVYNREEFESALAKGLETSPVHQVLVEQSVLGWKEIEFEAIRDSADNVIIITSMENVDPMGVHTGDSMVVAPSQTLTYAEYTSFVNLCRKIMHRVGISGGGANIQFAQNPENGHIVIIEMNPRLSRSSALASKATGFPIARVATKLAVGFTLPEVMNQITGKTTSFFEPTVDYCVFKICRFTFEKFSRAERIIGTSMKAVGEAMSIGRNFKEALQKGIRSIEIGRFGLGADGKDKISDEVLRKPDDSLIKMIKEKIRIPNDERIFYIRYAIKAGVSINEIYELSKIDRWFLENIKELIEIEEEIKKFKCPSAKGKIEISRDLLRRAKENGFSDRQLAYLLNTREEKIREFRNKMKVNPVYKLVDTCAGEFKAERPYFYSTYETKEEARAGKRKKVIILGGGPNRIGQGIEFDYCCCHASYALREEGIESIMINCNPETVSTDYDTSDRLYFEPLTLEDVLNVIEIEKPMGVIVQFGGQTPLNLAIPLRKSGAPILGTTAESIDIAENRELFKQMLDKLGLLQPANGTA; translated from the coding sequence ATGGCTAAGCGCAAAGATATCAGAAGAATTTTGGTAATCGGTTCGGGCCCGATCATCATTGGCCAGGCATGTGAATTTGACTATTCCGGTTCGCAGGCTTGCAAAGCTCTAAAAGAGGAGGGGTATTTTACTATTCTGGTAAATTCTAATCCGGCAACTATTATGACTGACCCTGGAATGGCAGACAAAACTTATATAGAGCCACTCACAGTAGATTCGGTGGCAAAAATTATTGCTAAAGAGAAGCCCGATGCGCTTCTGCCTACTCTTGGTGGACAGACGGGACTAAATCTTGCTTTCTTCCTTATGAAAGAAGGTGTTCTTAAGAAATACGGAGTGGAATCTATCGGAGCCTCAGTAGAGGCAATTTCGTGTGCGGAAGACCGCAAGCTTTTCAAAACCGCAATGCAGGATATTGGAATAGATGTGCCCAAAAGCGGTATTGCCCATACAGTTGAAGGAGGAATGGTAATTGGAAAAGAGATTGGTTTTCCACTTATTTTAAGACCAGCATATTGTCTTGGTGGTAGTGGAGGGACAGTGGTTTACAATAGGGAAGAATTTGAATCTGCCTTGGCAAAGGGGTTAGAAACAAGTCCCGTACATCAGGTGTTGGTAGAACAGTCGGTATTGGGCTGGAAAGAGATTGAGTTTGAAGCAATACGTGACTCTGCAGATAATGTGATTATAATTACTTCTATGGAAAATGTTGACCCAATGGGGGTGCATACTGGTGACAGTATGGTGGTTGCCCCCAGTCAGACGCTTACCTATGCAGAATATACAAGTTTTGTCAATTTATGTCGGAAGATTATGCACCGGGTGGGAATTTCCGGAGGAGGAGCAAACATCCAATTTGCTCAAAATCCGGAAAATGGGCATATCGTAATCATTGAGATGAACCCCCGCCTTAGTCGTTCTTCTGCCTTAGCTTCCAAGGCTACGGGTTTTCCTATTGCAAGAGTAGCCACAAAGCTTGCAGTAGGGTTTACGCTTCCAGAAGTAATGAATCAAATTACGGGTAAGACCACATCATTCTTTGAGCCCACTGTAGACTATTGCGTTTTCAAAATCTGCAGGTTTACCTTTGAGAAATTTTCTCGGGCAGAGCGGATAATTGGCACTTCCATGAAGGCGGTAGGGGAAGCAATGTCCATTGGAAGAAACTTTAAAGAAGCCCTCCAAAAAGGGATCCGTTCAATAGAAATTGGACGCTTTGGATTAGGAGCGGATGGTAAGGATAAGATTAGCGATGAAGTATTAAGAAAACCTGATGATAGTCTAATAAAGATGATAAAAGAAAAAATTCGCATCCCTAACGATGAAAGGATATTTTACATAAGATATGCAATCAAAGCAGGGGTTTCTATAAATGAGATTTACGAACTTTCTAAAATTGACCGTTGGTTTCTTGAGAATATAAAAGAATTAATTGAGATAGAAGAAGAAATTAAAAAGTTCAAATGCCCAAGTGCTAAAGGTAAAATTGAAATATCTAGGGATTTGCTTAGACGGGCAAAAGAAAATGGATTTTCCGATCGCCAGCTTGCTTATTTACTAAATACCCGAGAGGAGAAAATAAGGGAATTTAGAAACAAAATGAAAGTGAATCCTGTTTATAAGTTGGTAGATACTTGTGCGGGAGAATTTAAGGCAGAGAGGCCTTATTTTTATTCTACCTATGAGACAAAAGAAGAGGCGCGTGCAGGCAAGAGAAAAAAGGTAATAATTTTAGGGGGAGGCCCAAATCGTATTGGTCAAGGTATCGAATTCGATTACTGCTGTTGTCATGCTTCTTATGCACTGCGTGAAGAGGGGATTGAAAGCATTATGATTAACTGTAATCCCGAGACGGTTTCTACTGATTATGATACCTCTGATAGGCTTTATTTTGAACCGCTTACCTTGGAAGATGTGCTTAATGTGATAGAAATAGAAAAGCCCATGGGGGTGATTGTGCAGTTTGGGGGGCAGACTCCTTTAAATCTGGCAATTCCTCTGAGAAAAAGCGGTGCGCCTATTTTGGGAACTACTGCTGAATCCATCGATATTGCGGAAAATAGGGAGCTTTTCAAACAGATGCTCGATAAATTAGGACTTCTTCAACCGGCCAATGGGACGGC
- the carA gene encoding glutamine-hydrolyzing carbamoyl-phosphate synthase small subunit, translating into MGINRAKLVLEDETVFEGKFAGAGGEAIGKVIFNTGVVGYQEVITDPSNVGKIIVFTYPLIGNYGVSPKFNESERIWCQGLVIKEKSRIFSNWQAKESLECFLERNRTIAITDVDTRTLMVHLREKGEMGGIIASENSSVLKLLRKIESFKKRKSSFLEEISIKKKRVCGKQNAKTRIGILDLGLTKSIISQWENLGVQLILLPYRTSFEELRDLKLNGLIISHGPEEDLKLLGVVENIRPLIGKIPLLGISTGFHVLAEALGLKLKKMKLGHRGLNYPLMRPGSQKGEITVQNHVWVVDRLEVDKKKELKITGYNLNDQTIEEIESKKLKLIGIEYYPLSLEAGKPHPIFTKFLRMTGR; encoded by the coding sequence ATGGGTATAAATAGGGCAAAATTAGTTTTGGAAGATGAAACGGTTTTTGAAGGGAAATTTGCGGGGGCAGGTGGTGAAGCCATAGGAAAAGTTATTTTTAATACCGGTGTGGTAGGATATCAAGAGGTGATAACCGACCCCAGCAATGTAGGTAAGATTATAGTCTTTACTTACCCCCTGATTGGTAATTATGGAGTAAGTCCTAAGTTTAATGAATCTGAAAGAATTTGGTGCCAAGGGTTAGTGATAAAAGAAAAATCACGTATTTTTTCTAACTGGCAGGCAAAAGAAAGTCTTGAATGTTTCTTGGAAAGAAATAGAACCATAGCCATAACTGATGTGGATACAAGGACATTAATGGTTCATTTGAGAGAAAAAGGAGAAATGGGGGGGATTATTGCTTCTGAAAACTCCTCAGTGCTTAAGCTTTTGAGGAAGATAGAAAGTTTTAAAAAAAGAAAGAGCTCTTTCTTGGAGGAAATTTCGATTAAGAAAAAGAGAGTATGTGGAAAACAAAATGCAAAAACAAGGATAGGTATTTTAGATTTGGGGTTAACTAAAAGCATTATTTCGCAATGGGAGAATTTGGGAGTTCAGTTGATTTTGTTACCTTACAGAACTTCTTTTGAAGAGTTGCGGGATTTAAAACTTAATGGTCTAATTATCTCTCATGGACCTGAAGAGGATTTGAAACTTCTAGGGGTTGTAGAGAATATAAGACCTTTGATAGGGAAAATTCCTCTTTTAGGTATCTCTACCGGTTTTCATGTTTTAGCAGAAGCTTTGGGATTGAAACTCAAAAAGATGAAGTTGGGGCATCGCGGATTAAATTATCCCCTGATGAGGCCGGGTTCTCAAAAGGGAGAGATAACAGTACAGAATCATGTTTGGGTGGTAGACCGGCTAGAGGTAGATAAGAAAAAAGAATTAAAAATTACAGGATATAATTTAAATGACCAGACCATAGAAGAAATAGAAAGTAAAAAATTAAAACTAATTGGTATAGAGTATTATCCTCTAAGTTTAGAAGCTGGAAAGCCTCATCCAATTTTCACTAAATTTCTAAGAATGACAGGAAGGTAA
- a CDS encoding endonuclease Q family protein yields the protein MKIIADFHIHTKYSRATSKDMDLDHLVESARFKGINLLGTGDFTHFLWLEELRHKLSPLKYGLFEYKGINFILTTEVSNIYFQNGRMRRIHNMIFTPTFEIADKINEHLSRYGSLSSDGRPMLGLSAENLVEIVLGISKDCLIVPSHIWTPWFSLFGSESGFDSIEECFGKYTKDIYVLETGLSSDPAMNWRLSSLDRFTLISNSDSHSPSRIGREANVFDATLDYLEILDILKKKDKTRFLFTVEFFPQEGKYHYDGHRNCEIRLSPQETLKFKGICPKCGKHLTIGVMHRVEQLADRGENFSPENAIPFKKMVPLEEIIASARGIGADTQQVKQEYLRIVGHLGTEFDILFELSEKKLYDTLSPQIAEGIMRVRKGILNILPGYDGEYGRVEIFNKEEIDKKEKQRTLF from the coding sequence ATGAAAATAATTGCTGATTTCCATATTCATACCAAATACAGTCGGGCTACCTCCAAGGATATGGATTTAGACCATTTAGTAGAATCTGCCCGCTTTAAAGGCATAAATCTTTTAGGAACAGGAGATTTTACTCATTTTTTATGGCTTGAAGAATTACGCCACAAATTAAGTCCTTTAAAATATGGGCTATTTGAATATAAAGGAATAAATTTCATTTTAACTACCGAGGTATCAAATATATATTTTCAAAATGGACGCATGCGACGCATTCACAATATGATATTTACTCCTACTTTTGAGATAGCGGATAAAATAAATGAACATCTTTCCCGCTATGGTAGCCTTTCCAGCGATGGGAGACCTATGCTGGGTTTAAGTGCAGAGAATTTGGTAGAAATAGTTCTAGGGATTAGTAAAGATTGCTTAATAGTTCCAAGCCATATTTGGACACCATGGTTCAGTCTCTTCGGTTCAGAGTCGGGATTTGATAGTATTGAAGAGTGTTTTGGCAAATATACTAAAGACATTTATGTTTTAGAGACAGGTCTATCCAGTGATCCGGCAATGAACTGGAGGCTTTCCTCTTTGGACAGGTTTACTTTAATTAGCAATTCCGATTCTCATTCTCCTTCGCGTATTGGCAGGGAAGCAAATGTATTTGATGCGACGCTTGATTATTTGGAGATTTTAGATATTTTAAAGAAGAAGGATAAAACGAGATTTCTTTTTACGGTAGAATTTTTCCCCCAAGAAGGTAAATATCATTACGATGGCCATCGCAATTGCGAGATTCGACTCTCTCCCCAAGAAACCCTCAAGTTTAAAGGCATATGTCCTAAATGTGGGAAGCATCTTACCATTGGCGTTATGCATCGCGTAGAGCAGCTTGCGGATAGAGGAGAGAATTTCTCTCCCGAAAATGCCATTCCTTTTAAAAAAATGGTTCCTTTGGAAGAAATCATTGCTTCTGCGAGAGGAATAGGGGCAGATACGCAACAGGTGAAACAGGAGTATTTACGAATCGTGGGACACTTGGGCACGGAATTCGATATCCTCTTTGAACTTTCTGAAAAAAAGCTTTACGATACTCTTTCTCCTCAAATAGCAGAAGGGATTATGCGTGTAAGAAAAGGAATTTTAAACATCCTCCCCGGCTATGATGGAGAATACGGGAGGGTTGAGATTTTTAATAAGGAAGAAATAGATAAAAAAGAGAAACAGAGAACTCTGTTCTAA
- a CDS encoding Mut7-C RNAse domain-containing protein, giving the protein MKFLVTPELGRLCRWLRILGLDVFYAKSGNRSEIIFKAIKESRIIVTRDRRIGEHHGLKIILIKSDFLKEQLRQLINETKIEIKPEAMFMRCTICNEILVEIDKETVKGKVPEYVYATQEEFVQCPQCKRIYWEGTHWGRITKTLEEIAGIS; this is encoded by the coding sequence ATGAAGTTTTTGGTTACCCCAGAGCTGGGTAGGTTATGCAGATGGCTACGTATCTTAGGTTTGGATGTTTTTTACGCCAAAAGTGGTAATCGCAGTGAGATAATTTTTAAGGCAATAAAGGAATCGCGCATTATTGTTACTCGTGATAGAAGAATAGGTGAACATCACGGTTTAAAGATAATTTTGATAAAAAGTGATTTTTTAAAGGAGCAGTTAAGACAGTTGATAAATGAGACTAAGATAGAAATAAAACCCGAAGCGATGTTTATGCGTTGCACAATCTGTAACGAAATCCTGGTAGAAATTGATAAAGAAACAGTTAAGGGAAAGGTTCCGGAATATGTGTATGCAACTCAAGAAGAGTTTGTGCAATGTCCTCAATGTAAACGAATCTATTGGGAAGGGACACACTGGGGGCGTATTACCAAGACATTAGAAGAAATAGCAGGGATTAGTTAA
- a CDS encoding outer membrane lipoprotein-sorting protein encodes MKKFILCWFVFQLLCVSISFGEEVAEILKIVQEKANQIDSYKGEFTLKMDTPGGEMSMKGSSLFKRQDKIRIEIAIPNIPNATQLTISNGEIMWQHLPFLKVASRIDLASLKKEFGDAYFAYSKEDISKPLKDTEESSIKYLGKEMMGENECFVLEAEPKQGTTQEIPFSRLKVWIDTTLGIERKTVFYSPEGKEVFSRSYENISVNIPIADTEFEFYPPEGTEVIDVTEETKQYIEKEKKDVYQPLPSSPQ; translated from the coding sequence ATGAAAAAATTTATTTTGTGTTGGTTTGTTTTTCAGTTGTTATGTGTCTCTATTTCTTTTGGAGAAGAGGTAGCGGAAATTTTAAAAATTGTTCAGGAGAAGGCTAATCAGATAGATAGCTATAAAGGGGAGTTTACTTTGAAAATGGATACCCCCGGAGGTGAAATGTCGATGAAGGGAAGCAGTCTTTTTAAAAGACAGGATAAGATAAGGATAGAAATAGCCATACCGAATATCCCCAATGCCACGCAGTTAACAATTTCTAACGGCGAAATAATGTGGCAGCATCTTCCTTTTTTAAAGGTGGCTTCAAGAATAGATTTGGCAAGTCTAAAGAAAGAATTTGGGGATGCTTATTTCGCATATTCTAAAGAAGATATTTCTAAACCATTGAAGGATACAGAGGAAAGTTCTATAAAATATCTGGGAAAAGAAATGATGGGAGAAAATGAATGTTTTGTTTTAGAGGCGGAACCCAAGCAAGGCACTACCCAAGAGATTCCTTTTTCCCGCCTAAAAGTATGGATAGATACCACTTTAGGAATAGAAAGAAAGACTGTTTTTTATAGTCCCGAAGGGAAGGAAGTCTTCAGTCGTAGTTATGAAAACATTTCTGTAAATATCCCCATTGCGGATACGGAATTTGAATTTTATCCTCCTGAAGGGACAGAGGTTATAGATGTGACAGAGGAGACAAAGCAATATATCGAGAAAGAAAAGAAAGACGTTTACCAACCCTTACCTTCTTCTCCTCAATAA
- a CDS encoding dihydroorotase, translating into MKEVILIKGGYIVDPGNGREGVFDILVEKGKIVKIEKNIKDEGHKLIDAGGKFILPGLVDMHCHLREPGREDEETLLSGSLAGIKGGVTTLCCMPNTEPAIDNQGVVEFIYLENRKIKLIDIYPVGAITKKREGKELAEIGELKKAGVIALSDDGNSVMDSEVMRRAMEYSKMFDLLVISHCEDTNLSRGGLMNEGYRASFLGLKGIPPEAETIMVARDIKLAKLTKAKLHIAHLSCKESVELIRQAKREGIKVTCETCPHYFSLTEESVLDYNTNCKVNPPLRTEEDKEAIKEGLKDGTIDVIATDHAPHADFEKDVEFSQASFGIIGLETALGIALKELVETKTINLSQLVEKMSFLPSKILGLDKGKLSVGENADLIILDLNKSWKVEKEKIVSKSKNSPFLNWTLPGVVEYVILGEKLLLDNGRLNHFE; encoded by the coding sequence ATGAAGGAAGTAATTCTAATTAAGGGTGGTTATATTGTGGATCCAGGAAATGGGCGAGAAGGAGTTTTTGATATACTCGTGGAAAAAGGAAAGATTGTTAAAATTGAGAAGAATATAAAAGATGAGGGACATAAGTTAATTGATGCGGGGGGGAAATTTATTCTTCCGGGGTTGGTGGATATGCATTGTCATTTGAGAGAGCCGGGAAGAGAGGATGAGGAGACCCTTTTAAGTGGTTCTTTAGCAGGAATCAAGGGGGGGGTTACTACTCTTTGTTGTATGCCCAATACAGAACCAGCTATTGATAATCAGGGAGTTGTGGAATTTATCTATTTAGAGAATAGAAAGATAAAATTGATTGATATTTATCCCGTGGGTGCGATTACTAAGAAAAGGGAGGGTAAAGAATTGGCGGAGATAGGAGAACTAAAGAAAGCAGGGGTAATTGCCCTCTCTGACGACGGTAATAGCGTGATGGATAGTGAGGTGATGCGGAGAGCCATGGAATATAGCAAGATGTTTGATTTATTGGTTATTTCTCATTGTGAAGATACTAATCTTTCCCGCGGGGGCTTAATGAACGAAGGATATCGTGCAAGTTTTCTGGGATTAAAGGGTATTCCGCCGGAGGCAGAGACAATTATGGTAGCAAGGGATATAAAACTGGCGAAGCTAACGAAAGCAAAACTTCATATTGCCCATCTTTCTTGCAAAGAGTCAGTAGAGTTAATTCGCCAGGCAAAAAGAGAAGGTATAAAAGTAACCTGTGAAACTTGTCCCCATTATTTTTCGCTTACGGAAGAAAGTGTTTTAGATTATAATACAAATTGCAAAGTAAATCCTCCCCTGCGTACAGAAGAAGATAAAGAGGCAATTAAGGAAGGTTTAAAGGATGGGACTATAGATGTTATTGCTACCGATCATGCTCCTCATGCTGATTTTGAAAAAGATGTAGAATTTAGCCAGGCAAGTTTTGGGATTATTGGTTTAGAGACAGCTTTGGGAATTGCGCTTAAAGAATTAGTAGAGACAAAAACAATCAACCTTTCTCAGTTGGTAGAAAAAATGAGTTTTCTACCCAGCAAAATATTGGGTTTAGATAAAGGAAAGTTATCTGTAGGAGAAAATGCCGATTTGATAATTTTAGATTTGAATAAATCATGGAAAGTGGAAAAGGAAAAGATAGTTTCTAAGTCTAAAAACTCGCCCTTCCTAAACTGGACATTGCCCGGCGTAGTGGAATATGTTATTTTGGGAGAGAAATTACTTTTGGACAATGGGCGGCTTAACCATTTTGAGTAA
- a CDS encoding aspartate carbamoyltransferase catalytic subunit — MDTDKKTDWTRKDLLGLAELSKEEIELVLDTADSFKEISLRPIKKVPTLRGKTIVLFFVEPSTRTRTSFELAAKRLSADTVSISADTSSMIKGESLKDTAKNIEAMKIDVIVMRHSSSGAPHLLAKAVEASVVNAGDGCHEHPTQALLDLFTIKEKKGKISGLKVSIIGDILHSRVARSNIWGLTKLGAEVTVCGPPTLIPPGMEKFPVKVTYDIKEAIKGADVLNILRIQLERQKSNFFPSLREYAINFGIDRDKLKLAKPDVLIMHPGPINRGVEIFPEVADGPYSVILEQVTNGIAVRMAVLYLVSQERE; from the coding sequence ATGGACACAGATAAAAAAACCGATTGGACACGAAAAGATTTGTTGGGACTTGCGGAATTGTCCAAAGAAGAAATTGAGTTAGTTTTGGATACTGCAGATTCTTTTAAAGAGATTTCCTTAAGACCCATAAAAAAAGTCCCTACCTTAAGAGGAAAAACCATAGTTTTATTCTTCGTTGAACCTTCTACAAGAACACGCACCTCTTTTGAATTGGCTGCAAAAAGACTTTCTGCAGATACAGTGAGTATTTCTGCGGACACATCCAGTATGATTAAAGGAGAAAGCCTCAAGGATACTGCTAAAAACATTGAAGCAATGAAAATTGATGTGATTGTAATGCGACATTCTTCTTCGGGGGCACCGCATCTTTTGGCGAAAGCGGTAGAGGCTTCGGTTGTTAATGCGGGCGATGGTTGCCACGAGCACCCCACCCAAGCACTTTTAGACCTCTTTACGATTAAGGAGAAAAAAGGAAAAATTTCCGGACTTAAAGTAAGTATTATTGGAGACATTCTTCATTCACGGGTGGCACGTTCCAATATTTGGGGGCTTACGAAATTGGGAGCAGAGGTAACAGTCTGTGGCCCTCCTACCTTGATTCCTCCAGGGATGGAAAAGTTTCCCGTAAAAGTTACTTACGATATAAAAGAGGCAATAAAGGGCGCAGATGTTTTAAATATCTTAAGGATTCAACTTGAACGCCAGAAATCAAATTTCTTTCCCTCCTTAAGAGAGTATGCTATAAATTTTGGTATAGACCGCGATAAATTAAAGTTGGCAAAGCCAGATGTTTTAATTATGCATCCTGGCCCGATAAATCGGGGTGTAGAAATATTTCCTGAAGTGGCGGATGGGCCTTATTCAGTAATTTTAGAACAGGTTACTAATGGAATTGCAGTAAGGATGGCAGTATTATATTTAGTATCACAAGAGAGAGAATAA
- the pyrR gene encoding bifunctional pyr operon transcriptional regulator/uracil phosphoribosyltransferase PyrR: MPFREKAKILDEEGIRRILLRITHEILERNKDLSNLAIVGIRTRGAYLGERIAKLIAEIDKITLPLGALDITLYRDDLTLLSSQPIVHKTEIDFDITDKKIILVDDVLFTGRTIRCALDALIDFGRPKLIQLAVLIDRGHRELPIRADYVGKNVPTSLKENVNVKLKEIDGMDEVVIEEKITD, encoded by the coding sequence ATGCCTTTTCGCGAAAAAGCCAAGATTTTGGATGAGGAAGGAATAAGAAGAATCCTTCTCCGCATTACCCATGAGATCTTAGAGAGGAATAAAGACCTTTCTAATTTAGCAATCGTTGGGATTCGAACAAGGGGTGCTTATTTAGGGGAGAGGATTGCGAAATTGATTGCTGAGATTGACAAGATTACATTACCTCTGGGTGCTCTGGATATTACCCTTTACCGTGATGATTTAACGCTACTTTCCTCTCAGCCCATTGTGCATAAGACAGAAATAGATTTTGATATCACCGATAAAAAAATAATTTTGGTGGACGATGTTTTGTTTACGGGAAGGACGATTAGATGTGCTTTAGATGCTTTAATTGATTTTGGGAGGCCAAAACTTATTCAATTGGCAGTTTTGATTGACCGGGGACACCGAGAATTACCGATACGTGCCGATTATGTAGGGAAGAATGTACCTACTTCTTTAAAAGAGAATGTTAATGTGAAATTGAAAGAAATAGATGGTATGGATGAGGTAGTGATTGAAGAAAAAATAACAGATTAG
- the rsmI gene encoding 16S rRNA (cytidine(1402)-2'-O)-methyltransferase: MLYIIATPIGNLKDITLRALEVLKSVDLIACEDTRRTKILTTHYGINKPLLSYYEYNKIRRGKELIKLLKEGKDIALISDAGTPGISDPGAGIIKLAIENNIPITFIPGPTAFVGALVLSGFPTDRFIFEGFLPAKVGARKKRLESLKEEKRTVIFYESPHRLLKTLQDIKEIWGDCQICVVRELTKKFEEVVRGKVSDLIICFQKNSPRGEFIIVLNKK, from the coding sequence ATGCTTTATATTATAGCAACTCCTATTGGCAATCTCAAGGACATTACCTTAAGAGCGCTTGAGGTTTTGAAATCTGTTGATCTCATTGCTTGTGAGGATACAAGAAGAACAAAAATTCTTACTACCCATTATGGTATAAATAAACCCCTTTTAAGTTATTATGAATATAATAAAATTAGGCGCGGTAAAGAACTGATTAAATTGCTCAAAGAGGGAAAAGACATTGCTTTAATTTCCGATGCAGGGACTCCGGGAATTTCTGACCCAGGAGCAGGTATTATAAAATTAGCTATAGAAAATAATATTCCTATAACTTTTATCCCTGGGCCAACTGCCTTTGTTGGCGCTTTAGTTTTATCGGGTTTTCCTACCGATAGATTTATTTTTGAAGGATTTTTGCCAGCAAAAGTTGGAGCAAGGAAAAAGAGATTAGAGAGCTTAAAGGAAGAAAAAAGAACCGTCATTTTCTACGAATCTCCTCATCGCTTGTTAAAAACTCTTCAGGATATTAAAGAAATCTGGGGAGATTGTCAAATTTGTGTAGTGCGGGAGTTGACCAAAAAATTTGAAGAGGTAGTTCGAGGAAAAGTTTCTGATTTAATTATTTGTTTCCAGAAGAATTCTCCACGTGGGGAGTTTATCATTGTTCTGAATAAAAAATAA